In one window of Prevotella sp. E13-17 DNA:
- the miaA gene encoding tRNA (adenosine(37)-N6)-dimethylallyltransferase MiaA gives MKQMITILGPTASGKTPLAVAVAKRVDGEIISADSRQVYRKMDLGTGKDLVEYEDVPYHLIDICEPGTKYNLFQYQQDFLRAYQDILERGRTPILCGGTGLYIEAVLKNYQLSSVPQNPELRARLEGKSLEELTQMLKELKAKNGSVMHNTTDVDTAQRAIRAIEIEYGSQQAQNSREDNDSSDGIGEGTLLIGVNIDRDLRREKITRRLKARLAEGMVDEVRGLIADGVQPEDLIYYGLEYKYLTEYVIGKLTYDEMFRQLEIAIHQFAKRQMTWFRGMERRGMHIHWIDATLPMEAKVNKIIEIWQK, from the coding sequence ATGAAACAGATGATAACCATACTTGGACCTACGGCCAGCGGGAAGACGCCTTTGGCTGTGGCTGTGGCAAAACGAGTGGACGGTGAGATAATCTCTGCCGACTCGCGTCAGGTGTATCGCAAAATGGATTTAGGCACAGGTAAGGACCTGGTGGAATACGAGGACGTGCCTTATCATCTGATTGACATCTGTGAACCCGGAACGAAATATAATCTCTTTCAGTATCAGCAGGACTTCCTTCGGGCTTATCAGGATATTCTTGAACGAGGTAGAACACCGATTCTATGTGGCGGCACTGGCCTTTATATAGAGGCTGTGCTGAAGAACTACCAGTTGTCGTCCGTACCTCAGAATCCTGAATTGCGTGCTCGTCTTGAAGGAAAAAGCCTTGAGGAATTGACACAAATGCTCAAGGAGCTCAAAGCAAAGAATGGCTCTGTGATGCATAACACGACTGATGTTGATACAGCGCAGCGAGCCATCAGAGCTATAGAGATAGAGTATGGTAGTCAGCAGGCTCAGAATTCGCGCGAGGATAATGATTCTTCGGACGGAATAGGAGAGGGAACGCTGCTCATTGGTGTAAACATTGACCGAGATTTGCGCCGTGAAAAGATAACCCGACGGCTGAAGGCCAGACTGGCTGAAGGTATGGTTGATGAGGTGCGCGGTCTGATAGCAGACGGTGTTCAGCCTGAAGATCTTATTTATTATGGTCTGGAGTATAAATACTTGACGGAGTACGTCATCGGGAAATTGACCTACGATGAGATGTTCCGACAACTGGAGATTGCTATCCATCAGTTTGCAAAACGTCAGATGACCTGGTTCCGAGGTATGGAGAGACGAGGCATGCATATTCATTGGATTGATGCAACACTACCGATGGAAGCGAAAGTTAATAAGATAATCGAGATATGGCAGAAGTAG
- a CDS encoding DMT family transporter, protein MDNKQPLYAHLSMFAACAIWGLMAPLGKDAMNNGLDGPSMVMIRVMGGAVLFWIASLFTTYEPVPWKHVFTFAGAAVFGIVCNQCGFTIGLSYTSPINASIVTTSMPIFAMLLAALILKEPLTSKKVLGVLMGCSGALMLILTSATHASDKVGDIRGDLCCLGAQFSYALYLSVFNKFIKQYSIFTVNKWMFLWATIILMPIVGPHTLTMISNELSTKTLLETGYVVFFGTFVGYILIIKAQKVLRPTVVSVYNYVQPIVAVAVSVMTGIGIMKWSHALAIILVVSGVTLVTKSKSRRDIEGK, encoded by the coding sequence ATGGATAACAAGCAACCACTTTATGCACATCTGTCGATGTTTGCTGCATGTGCCATCTGGGGACTGATGGCACCATTGGGAAAAGACGCCATGAACAACGGGCTTGATGGTCCATCAATGGTGATGATTCGCGTGATGGGCGGTGCAGTCCTGTTCTGGATAGCTTCGCTTTTCACGACATACGAGCCAGTTCCATGGAAACACGTATTCACCTTTGCCGGCGCTGCTGTCTTTGGCATCGTGTGCAACCAGTGCGGTTTCACCATTGGGTTGTCGTACACCTCACCCATCAATGCCAGTATCGTCACCACGTCTATGCCCATTTTTGCCATGCTATTGGCTGCTCTTATCCTTAAAGAGCCGCTTACCAGCAAGAAAGTGCTCGGTGTCTTAATGGGATGTAGCGGTGCATTGATGCTCATTCTCACATCAGCTACTCATGCCAGCGACAAGGTGGGCGACATCCGTGGCGATCTTTGTTGCTTGGGAGCCCAGTTTTCTTATGCGCTCTATCTGTCGGTCTTCAACAAGTTCATCAAGCAGTACAGCATCTTCACCGTCAACAAATGGATGTTTCTTTGGGCCACCATCATCCTCATGCCCATAGTCGGCCCACACACACTCACAATGATCAGCAACGAACTGTCCACCAAGACACTTCTTGAAACTGGCTACGTTGTCTTCTTTGGCACCTTTGTAGGCTACATTCTGATCATCAAAGCCCAGAAAGTGCTGCGTCCCACAGTTGTTTCCGTCTATAACTACGTGCAACCAATTGTTGCCGTAGCCGTCAGTGTCATGACCGGAATCGGCATCATGAAGTGGAGCCATGCGCTCGCCATTATTCTGGTAGTCAGCGGTGTCACACTTGTGACCAAGTCTAAGAGTCGTCGCGACATAGAAGGCAAATAG
- a CDS encoding GAF domain-containing protein, with protein sequence MEKEERYQLLLNQVRALVEGESDQIAIMSNVAAVLHQEMNFWWTGFYRVKNDELVLGPFQGPVACMHIGYGKGVCGTAWKQRQTIVVPDVEEFPGHIACSSASRSEIVVPIFSKTDPERVIAVLDIDSEHLNTFDSIDQKYLEAICLLCRDDS encoded by the coding sequence ATGGAAAAAGAAGAAAGGTATCAGTTGTTGCTAAATCAGGTGCGTGCTTTGGTGGAAGGCGAGAGCGACCAAATCGCGATTATGAGCAATGTGGCAGCGGTGCTTCATCAGGAGATGAATTTTTGGTGGACTGGGTTCTATCGCGTGAAGAATGACGAGTTGGTGCTTGGTCCTTTTCAGGGACCAGTGGCCTGTATGCATATAGGTTATGGAAAAGGTGTCTGCGGTACGGCTTGGAAGCAGCGCCAAACTATTGTGGTGCCTGATGTGGAGGAGTTCCCTGGACATATTGCCTGTAGCAGTGCTTCGCGTTCAGAGATTGTGGTCCCCATCTTCTCTAAGACAGATCCCGAGCGTGTGATTGCTGTGCTCGACATTGATAGCGAACACTTGAATACCTTTGATAGTATTGATCAGAAATATCTGGAGGCTATTTGCCTTCTATGTCGCGACGACTCTTAG
- the gap gene encoding type I glyceraldehyde-3-phosphate dehydrogenase — MTKVAINGFGRIGRLAFRQMFEAEGYEVVAINDLTSPKMLAHLLKYDTAQGGFCGKIGENKHTVEAGEDYIVVDGQKITIYAIPNAAELPWGKLDVDVVLECTGFYTSKEKASAHLTAGAKKVVISAPAGNDLPTIVYNVNHKTLTPADTVISAASCTTNCLAPMTKALNDLAPIQSGIMTTVHAYTGDQMILDGPQRKGDVQRARAGAQNIVPNSTGAAKAIGLVIPELNGKLIGAAQRVPTPTGSTTILHAVVKGEVTVESINAAMKAAANESFGYTEEKLVSSDIIGMKFGSLFDANQTMVSKMEDGNSLVQVVSWYDNENSYTSQMVRTIKYLAELK, encoded by the coding sequence ATGACAAAAGTAGCTATTAACGGTTTCGGCCGTATCGGTCGCCTCGCATTCCGTCAGATGTTTGAGGCTGAAGGTTATGAAGTAGTAGCAATCAACGACTTGACAAGCCCCAAGATGCTTGCACACCTGCTGAAGTATGACACCGCTCAGGGTGGTTTCTGCGGCAAGATTGGTGAGAACAAGCACACTGTAGAGGCTGGTGAGGATTACATCGTTGTTGATGGTCAGAAGATCACTATCTATGCTATTCCTAACGCTGCTGAGCTCCCTTGGGGTAAGCTGGACGTTGACGTTGTTCTGGAGTGCACAGGTTTCTACACATCTAAGGAGAAGGCTTCTGCTCACCTGACCGCTGGTGCAAAGAAGGTTGTTATCTCAGCTCCTGCTGGTAACGATCTGCCTACTATCGTTTACAATGTAAACCACAAGACTCTGACTCCTGCTGACACTGTTATCTCAGCTGCTTCTTGCACCACCAACTGCTTGGCTCCTATGACCAAGGCTCTGAACGACCTGGCTCCTATCCAGAGCGGTATCATGACAACTGTTCACGCTTACACAGGTGACCAGATGATCCTCGACGGTCCTCAGCGCAAGGGTGATGTTCAGCGCGCTCGTGCTGGTGCTCAGAACATCGTTCCTAACTCAACAGGTGCTGCTAAGGCTATCGGTCTCGTAATTCCTGAGCTGAACGGTAAGCTGATCGGTGCTGCTCAGCGCGTTCCAACTCCAACTGGTTCTACCACTATCCTGCACGCTGTTGTTAAGGGTGAGGTAACTGTTGAGAGCATCAACGCTGCCATGAAGGCTGCTGCCAACGAGAGCTTCGGTTACACTGAGGAGAAGCTCGTTTCAAGCGACATCATCGGTATGAAGTTCGGTTCACTCTTCGACGCTAACCAGACCATGGTAAGCAAGATGGAGGACGGCAACTCACTCGTACAGGTTGTTTCTTGGTACGACAATGAGAACTCTTACACTTCTCAGATGGTTCGCACCATTAAGTACCTCGCTGAGCTGAAATAA
- the mscL gene encoding large-conductance mechanosensitive channel protein MscL, producing the protein MGFIKEFKEFAMRGNVLDMAVGVIIGGAFGKIVSSLVNDILMPPIGWLIGGIEFTDLKVELPVNPLMQNQDAVTINYGQFIQTTLDFIIVAFCIFLLIKGINKLANLRKKEEAAAAPEPPKGPTQEELLTEIRDLLKQK; encoded by the coding sequence ATGGGATTTATTAAAGAATTCAAAGAATTTGCCATGCGTGGTAATGTGCTTGACATGGCAGTCGGTGTGATCATCGGTGGCGCTTTTGGCAAGATTGTCAGTTCGTTAGTAAATGATATTCTGATGCCTCCCATCGGTTGGTTGATCGGAGGTATCGAGTTTACTGACCTCAAAGTGGAACTGCCCGTAAACCCCTTGATGCAAAATCAGGATGCAGTAACCATCAACTATGGTCAGTTCATACAGACCACACTCGATTTCATCATCGTTGCTTTCTGTATTTTCTTGCTTATCAAGGGTATCAACAAACTTGCAAACCTTAGAAAGAAAGAAGAGGCCGCAGCAGCTCCCGAGCCCCCGAAGGGTCCCACTCAGGAAGAGCTTCTGACCGAGATTCGCGACCTGTTGAAGCAGAAGTAA
- a CDS encoding SulP family inorganic anion transporter, producing the protein MKTLDFQPKLFSALRKYNRQTFMADVMAGVIVGIVALPLAIAFGIASGVSPEKGIITAIVAGLIISALGGSKVQIGGPTGAFIVIVAGIINQYGMQGLTIATLMAGVFLIGFGLLRLGTIIKYIPYPIIVGFTSGIAVTIFTTQVKDLLGMQIDGPVPSDFLLRWGTYFQHLKDIDPWSTAVGLISVAIIATTPRFSKRIPGSLIAIIIMTVAVLLLKQYAGITSIETIGDRFSINSQLPEAVVPELSWETIKGLVAPAMTIAILGAIESLLSATVADGVIGDHHHSNTELIGQGVANIVSPLFGGIPATGAIARTMTNINNGGRTPVAGIIHAVVLLLIFLFLMPLAKYIPMACLAGVLVVVSYGMSGWRSFSALMRNPKSDVTVLLLTFFLTIIFDLTIAIEVGLICACLLFMRRMSETTDVKAICDEIDLNEDADMESGNLEHLTIPQGVEVYEINGPYFFGAGNKFEELMGNFGDRPKVRIIRMRKVPFIDSTGLHNLENMCLMSQREGIAIVLSGVNEKVDSVLRRNGFVQLLGEENICNHIDLALSRANEIVSK; encoded by the coding sequence ATGAAAACATTAGATTTCCAACCGAAACTTTTTTCGGCTCTTAGAAAGTACAACCGACAAACCTTTATGGCCGATGTGATGGCGGGAGTCATCGTCGGCATTGTGGCATTACCACTGGCCATTGCCTTTGGTATTGCATCTGGTGTATCACCCGAGAAGGGTATTATCACCGCCATCGTTGCAGGTCTCATCATCTCTGCCTTGGGCGGAAGTAAGGTACAGATTGGTGGTCCCACCGGTGCGTTCATCGTCATCGTGGCAGGCATCATCAACCAATATGGCATGCAGGGTCTCACCATCGCCACACTCATGGCAGGTGTCTTCCTCATCGGTTTCGGCCTGTTGCGCCTGGGTACCATCATCAAATACATTCCCTACCCCATCATCGTGGGATTTACCAGCGGTATTGCCGTCACCATCTTTACCACGCAGGTAAAAGACTTGCTTGGCATGCAGATAGACGGACCTGTGCCCAGCGATTTCCTTCTACGTTGGGGCACCTACTTTCAGCATCTTAAGGACATTGACCCCTGGAGTACTGCCGTAGGTCTTATCAGCGTGGCCATCATTGCCACCACCCCACGTTTCAGCAAGCGCATCCCCGGCTCGCTCATTGCCATCATCATCATGACCGTGGCTGTACTGCTGTTGAAGCAGTATGCAGGCATCACCAGCATTGAGACCATTGGCGACCGTTTCAGCATCAACTCACAGTTGCCCGAAGCCGTTGTTCCCGAACTGTCATGGGAAACCATCAAAGGTCTGGTTGCCCCTGCAATGACCATTGCCATATTGGGAGCCATCGAGAGTTTGCTCTCTGCCACCGTGGCTGATGGTGTCATTGGCGACCATCATCATTCCAACACCGAGCTAATTGGCCAGGGTGTGGCCAACATCGTATCGCCCCTCTTTGGCGGTATTCCCGCCACAGGAGCCATTGCCCGCACAATGACCAACATCAACAATGGCGGTCGCACACCCGTTGCCGGCATCATCCATGCCGTTGTGTTGCTGCTCATTTTCCTGTTCCTCATGCCTTTGGCCAAATACATCCCCATGGCATGTCTCGCAGGTGTACTGGTGGTTGTAAGCTATGGCATGAGCGGATGGCGTTCGTTCTCAGCCTTGATGCGCAATCCCAAGAGCGACGTCACCGTACTATTGCTCACCTTCTTCCTCACCATCATCTTCGACCTCACCATTGCCATTGAAGTGGGTCTCATCTGTGCTTGTCTGTTGTTCATGCGTCGCATGAGCGAGACAACCGATGTCAAGGCTATCTGCGATGAGATTGACCTGAACGAGGATGCCGACATGGAGAGTGGCAATCTTGAGCACCTCACCATCCCCCAGGGTGTTGAAGTTTACGAGATTAACGGTCCCTACTTCTTTGGTGCAGGCAATAAGTTCGAAGAACTGATGGGCAACTTTGGTGATCGTCCCAAGGTACGCATCATCCGCATGCGTAAGGTTCCCTTCATAGACTCAACCGGTCTTCACAATCTGGAGAACATGTGCTTGATGAGTCAGCGTGAAGGCATCGCCATCGTTCTGTCAGGTGTCAACGAGAAGGTTGACTCTGTGCTTCGCCGCAATGGTTTCGTTCAGTTGCTTGGCGAAGAAAACATCTGCAACCACATCGACCTGGCTCTGTCAAGAGCTAATGAAATTGTGTCGAAGTAA
- a CDS encoding SPFH domain-containing protein translates to MGFFKRDPKEANYVGGEKHWAESIENVGFGGDMISLHPDQDFNTNSTLTVHPGEQAIFEKNGQIYQMFTEGRYQLKTENYPFISRLRNAFTGGVSTFNCRVFFIRTATSMEVNWGAGDIQVRDKKLRVASKVFARGAYRVSVEDGGKFLFKLIGNGISSFGAEELQDYFRNEFLEHIKTEIATVLVELEGEILGIQARQREISQKISPLVAEVLSDYGVKLERFSISALEVDLDDEVRKAYEAKLGNASADSEVMDILGDKWAAQQQVDIMKTMAANQGTASIGAGIGMGMAAAGSFFGMGQQMMGQPMGQQQPMQQAAPPPMAQFWLFVNNQQVGPVPMQQLAQYVQAGQLTPDTMVWKEGMPQWAAAKTVPELQQFFAAAGATPPPMPPTPPTL, encoded by the coding sequence ATGGGATTTTTTAAGAGAGATCCAAAAGAGGCCAACTATGTGGGTGGCGAGAAGCACTGGGCTGAGTCTATAGAGAATGTTGGCTTTGGAGGCGATATGATTTCGCTCCATCCTGATCAAGACTTCAACACCAATTCTACGCTGACAGTACACCCCGGAGAACAGGCTATCTTCGAGAAAAACGGACAAATATACCAGATGTTCACCGAGGGACGCTACCAGCTGAAAACGGAGAACTATCCCTTTATCAGCCGTCTGCGCAATGCTTTTACGGGTGGCGTGAGTACCTTCAACTGTAGGGTGTTCTTTATCCGAACGGCCACAAGTATGGAGGTGAACTGGGGAGCTGGCGATATTCAGGTGCGCGATAAGAAACTGCGCGTGGCTTCGAAAGTGTTTGCACGTGGTGCCTATCGCGTGAGTGTGGAGGACGGTGGAAAATTCCTCTTCAAACTGATAGGCAACGGCATCAGTTCGTTTGGTGCTGAGGAGTTGCAAGACTACTTCCGCAATGAGTTTTTGGAACATATCAAGACGGAAATAGCCACCGTCTTGGTGGAACTGGAAGGCGAGATATTGGGCATTCAGGCTCGACAGCGCGAGATTAGTCAGAAGATTTCACCGCTGGTAGCAGAGGTGCTGTCTGACTATGGCGTGAAACTGGAACGCTTTTCGATTTCTGCTCTGGAAGTTGATCTGGACGACGAGGTGCGTAAAGCCTATGAGGCTAAGCTCGGTAATGCTTCTGCCGACTCGGAAGTGATGGATATCCTTGGCGATAAGTGGGCTGCCCAGCAGCAGGTGGACATCATGAAGACCATGGCCGCCAATCAGGGCACGGCATCAATAGGTGCTGGAATCGGTATGGGAATGGCTGCGGCAGGTTCTTTCTTCGGTATGGGACAGCAAATGATGGGACAACCGATGGGACAGCAACAACCTATGCAGCAGGCTGCTCCGCCTCCCATGGCGCAGTTCTGGCTCTTTGTGAACAACCAGCAAGTGGGACCGGTGCCCATGCAACAGCTTGCTCAGTATGTGCAGGCTGGACAGCTGACTCCTGATACGATGGTGTGGAAAGAGGGCATGCCGCAGTGGGCTGCCGCTAAAACGGTGCCTGAGCTGCAGCAGTTCTTTGCAGCGGCTGGTGCGACTCCTCCACCCATGCCTCCGACACCTCCAACCCTTTAA
- a CDS encoding zinc ribbon domain-containing protein, whose translation MALITCPECGKQVSDRAATCPQCGCPLQSAAPTGPVPPPMPGGYQPSNAMPSNAMPSNPQPSNPQPFPPKPQAAGNQEMSASKMACPHCGADLGPKDLLSKDWAKCHQCGKAILLGGGGNAFDDNLIIELLAKFTITKDEYHKFFMQFLMENAPVDVFDNMKIVDIKRKYFWAREYGQATERAIFPLCKYGKEFFEKLCGTPYMLIADYEEHFNTKEMVPFASDYIRDTDVIPKEQSASENRFEFSHTDIGSYIPTPAYYCLPVVEEVVEYNGQQYTFIGTASGDRWWYEFDNFPNAEFLKQSPDYTSMKPVTWIVTAILILILLLIVFALFKAGFWTGVIGVAILGAIGYFLGLIIYGLIALVTGGIDAIIRAVVNRIIRKKFRARWQEFQEHKRQSAQRNFKLDLKYDVPEFPIP comes from the coding sequence ATGGCTTTAATAACATGCCCTGAATGTGGTAAGCAGGTGTCTGATCGTGCTGCTACGTGTCCACAATGTGGCTGCCCATTGCAATCGGCAGCCCCCACCGGACCTGTTCCTCCCCCAATGCCCGGGGGGTATCAACCTTCTAATGCAATGCCGTCAAACGCAATGCCCTCTAATCCGCAACCCTCAAACCCGCAGCCTTTCCCACCGAAACCTCAGGCTGCTGGCAATCAAGAGATGAGCGCCTCGAAGATGGCGTGCCCTCATTGTGGTGCTGATCTTGGACCAAAAGACTTGTTGAGCAAGGACTGGGCTAAGTGTCACCAGTGTGGTAAGGCTATTCTGTTGGGTGGCGGTGGTAATGCTTTCGACGATAACCTGATTATTGAGCTGCTCGCGAAGTTTACCATTACAAAAGACGAGTATCACAAATTCTTCATGCAGTTCCTCATGGAAAATGCGCCTGTGGACGTGTTCGACAATATGAAGATTGTGGATATTAAGAGAAAATATTTCTGGGCTCGTGAGTACGGACAGGCCACCGAGCGTGCTATCTTCCCGCTGTGTAAGTATGGTAAAGAGTTCTTCGAGAAACTGTGCGGCACGCCCTATATGCTGATTGCTGACTATGAGGAACACTTCAATACGAAAGAGATGGTGCCATTCGCAAGCGATTATATTCGCGACACGGATGTAATTCCTAAGGAACAGTCGGCCTCGGAGAACCGTTTTGAGTTCTCGCACACAGACATCGGCTCGTATATCCCAACACCAGCCTACTACTGTCTGCCGGTGGTCGAGGAGGTCGTGGAGTATAACGGACAACAGTACACCTTCATTGGCACAGCAAGTGGCGATCGCTGGTGGTACGAGTTTGATAATTTCCCGAATGCTGAGTTCTTGAAGCAGAGTCCCGACTATACCAGCATGAAGCCGGTGACGTGGATTGTGACTGCCATCCTCATATTGATACTGTTGCTGATTGTCTTTGCACTGTTTAAGGCCGGCTTCTGGACTGGTGTTATTGGTGTGGCAATCCTGGGCGCGATAGGCTACTTCCTCGGACTGATTATCTATGGACTGATAGCTCTTGTCACTGGCGGTATTGATGCCATCATCCGTGCCGTTGTCAATCGTATTATCCGTAAGAAGTTCCGTGCACGCTGGCAGGAGTTCCAGGAACATAAGCGTCAGTCTGCTCAGCGTAATTTTAAACTGGATTTGAAATACGACGTTCCTGAGTTCCCAATACCTTAA
- a CDS encoding DUF4876 domain-containing protein: MKLFTQMKMLALMVGAMWITEVGATIAPNKVSSGDLVISKVFYSASKNSGGSGNYVAGQYVEIYNNREEEIDITGMYVALVESESANSAYTAAAIEADPELKATLSGKIVVKQIFQIPTDATYTVGAGKSFIICNSATDHTAAAVTGHDLSKADFEVKTTNAKYPHNDEVKAINLVYTFSPALDFMNLTPTGTSSASILLLKNNDAAIITAEESLVYGKGKTTGNRFALVNPYYTIDAVEILGNVKDKGVDVSMKRLGETYDKGYATTTAVGGYNGETVYRKTAFIMPDGRKVLYDTNNSSVDFQASGTIQPRAYDDELAELTEDKITIPESGFLVFRPEKNFFGSNDVTFTYVTANVKNSDLTYNEYKGTEELLAASNFIVVGEPGEYSVYYSEAQPTKKIPSNVLTWSEEDSKEFTGSQNTRIAYKWVNTAEKVGFQRVEKTTEGLYNYVTFSGDNRLYITITPKMAEAFYEANGVKSADDLDFLAWHGTKPKVNDVKALTTVVNRQSDAYYTLDGRQVRVLKPGKVYICRQADGTMKKIMR; the protein is encoded by the coding sequence ATGAAACTATTTACTCAGATGAAGATGCTGGCCTTGATGGTCGGCGCAATGTGGATAACAGAGGTTGGCGCAACAATCGCACCCAACAAGGTTAGTTCTGGAGACCTTGTAATAAGCAAGGTGTTCTATTCTGCTTCAAAAAACTCAGGTGGTAGTGGCAACTATGTTGCTGGCCAGTATGTTGAGATTTACAACAACCGTGAAGAGGAAATTGACATCACAGGTATGTATGTGGCTCTGGTTGAGAGCGAATCGGCTAATTCGGCCTATACAGCGGCTGCCATTGAGGCAGATCCAGAGTTGAAAGCCACTCTGAGTGGAAAGATTGTGGTGAAGCAGATATTCCAGATTCCTACAGATGCGACTTATACAGTGGGAGCTGGCAAGTCGTTCATTATTTGTAATAGTGCCACAGACCATACTGCTGCAGCTGTAACGGGACATGACCTCTCTAAAGCTGATTTCGAGGTGAAAACTACGAACGCAAAATATCCTCACAATGACGAGGTGAAAGCCATCAACTTGGTTTACACCTTTTCACCAGCACTTGACTTTATGAATCTGACGCCAACGGGCACAAGTTCGGCAAGCATTCTGTTGCTGAAGAACAATGATGCTGCCATCATCACGGCAGAAGAGAGTCTGGTGTATGGTAAAGGAAAGACCACTGGTAACAGGTTCGCATTGGTGAATCCATATTATACTATTGATGCTGTTGAGATTTTGGGCAACGTGAAAGACAAGGGCGTTGACGTGTCGATGAAACGATTGGGTGAGACCTATGATAAGGGTTATGCCACGACGACAGCAGTAGGTGGCTACAATGGGGAGACCGTTTATCGCAAAACCGCTTTCATCATGCCAGACGGACGCAAAGTGCTGTATGACACCAACAACTCTTCTGTTGACTTCCAGGCGTCTGGCACCATACAGCCACGCGCTTACGATGATGAACTGGCAGAACTGACAGAGGATAAGATTACGATTCCTGAGAGTGGCTTCCTGGTGTTCCGCCCAGAGAAAAACTTCTTTGGCTCGAACGATGTTACGTTTACCTACGTGACTGCCAACGTGAAGAACAGCGACCTGACCTATAATGAATATAAGGGCACTGAGGAATTGCTGGCTGCATCAAACTTTATCGTTGTAGGTGAGCCAGGCGAATATTCTGTTTACTATAGTGAGGCACAGCCCACAAAGAAGATTCCAAGCAATGTGCTGACATGGTCGGAGGAAGACAGTAAGGAGTTTACCGGTAGTCAGAATACTCGCATCGCCTATAAATGGGTGAACACGGCAGAGAAGGTGGGCTTCCAGCGTGTGGAAAAGACCACAGAGGGGCTGTATAACTATGTCACCTTCAGTGGCGACAACCGCCTGTATATCACTATCACGCCTAAAATGGCTGAGGCTTTCTATGAGGCTAATGGCGTGAAAAGTGCTGACGATCTGGACTTTCTGGCTTGGCACGGCACAAAGCCAAAAGTAAACGACGTGAAAGCGTTGACGACTGTGGTCAACAGACAGTCTGATGCTTATTACACGTTGGATGGCCGACAGGTGCGTGTGCTGAAGCCTGGCAAGGTTTACATTTGTCGTCAGGCTGATGGCACGATGAAAAAGATCATGAGATAA